The Desulfurococcus sp. genomic interval CCCTCAATCTCCCCGATACTACGCAGGACTTCCCCTAGCCTTCTAACAAGCTCCTGGCTGAAGCCTGTTGTCGGCTCATCGAGTATCAGAGTAGTCCTCCTAAGGAATGATGAATACTTTCTTGCAGTGACATTGAGTGCGAGCCTGTACGCTAAGCTTACAGCAATGCTTTGACCACCGCTCAGTGATGATATAGTATATGATTTACCACCGATTCTCACCTTGGATTCCAGGGTAAAATCGTCTCTTACGTATACTTCAACAGGCTGATCCTGTGTTAACATCTCGAGTACCTCGTAGAAGATCCTCCTGAAATCCCTAATCATCTCTAGAGAAATTCTCTTCTCGATTTCCTCGGCGATAACGTCAAGGCTCTTCAGTAACTCTAGTATCCATTCATGAAGCTTTTTCTCGTTCTCCAGTTTTCTCAGGCTTTCTTCATCTCTCTCTATATCCATAACTACCTGCTCTATGAACCCTACGCGCCCTTTAATCTCAGCTATGATCGAGTTTAGCTTCTTCTCCTCTGCTTCCAGGCTTTTCTCCTGGCGCTTGTACTCATCCAGCTGGTTCTCGACTTCTGTAAGCTTTCTCCTAGCTGCTTCTAGTAGTTTCTTGATGTCCCTGCTTTCTTCTAGTTTTCTTTCTAGTTCTTCAATTCTTTTGACGAGCCCGTTTACCTTCTCTACTATTATATCTAGTCTTCTTATTTCCTCTCTGAGATCATTCAGCTCCTTCTTCACTTGGTTTCTTCTGTTTCTCTTCTCGCTTATAGCCTCATCGATTCTCTTGATGCTCTCGATAATTCCTTTTTCTTCTTCCTCCAGCTTTAGTTTCCTGGATTCCAGCTCCTCGATCTCCTTATTTAAGGCTTCAATTCTGCTTGAGATCTCAGCAATGAGTCTACGGCCGTGCTCGTGGGGGATTGGCTGACGGCAGAGGGGGCATACACCTTTATTAACGAGCTCTAGGTACTGATTGTACTGTTCTCTAAGCTCCTCTCTTTCTCTGCTCTTATACTTGATATCAGCTTCTACACGTTTTATTTCTCCTCTATAACTTGCGAGATTCTCCTCACTGAGTTTTTTACGGGTTTCCTGAAGGACTTCTAAGCTCTGTTCAAGCTCCTCTTCCTCCATGCTTTTTGCTTTAAGCTGCTCCTCTAGTTTCCTCCTCTCCACCTCTAATTTCTCTATGAGTTGCCTAACATCTACCGGTGTCTTCAAGCTGTAAGCTGATGTTATGCTATCCAGCTCCCTCCGTGTTCTCTCCAGCTCCTCTTTTAACTGGATAGCATGCTTTATCTTCCCCTCTAGCTCTCCTATTTCTCGTCGAATCTCTCCGAGTTCTCTGTGAACGCTGTCGATTCTACTTCTCAAATCCCTTAAAGTATTCTCCAGCTGCCTTCTCTTCTCTTCAAGGTTTTTCAACTGCTCCTCTAGTTCCGCTTTCTCTCTAAGCAGGTTTTCCTTGCTTTTATACTGGAGTCTAGCCTTAACGTCGCGTATGCGCTGGGTTAACTCCTCTATCTTGCTTCTAACTAACCTCTTAACCTCCTCACTATTCCTTCTGTACTCCTTGTATCTTGTTAATCCAAGCGATCTCTCCACGACTTCCCTTCTTCTCTCCTCGCTGAGGCTGAGGACCTCGTGAATATTGAATTGAGGAGCGTAGAGCACGCTTGTGAATAGTAGTGGCTGCTCTCTAGCTTTCTCCTTAATTCCTAGTATCCTCTTAATTCTCTTGTTAAGCTCTGTCGGGGATAGGATCCAGCTACCCGTGTTAACTATACGCCCAGTGTTGGTATCTATAGTGTACTCCTCGAGCCTTCCATGCTGCGCGCTGACAACTCTATAACCCTCTCTTCTAAACCTGCGCTCTACTAGGTATAATTTACCTTCATGCTCGAATAGTAGTCTCACGGACCCCTCAGAGGCGTTTGCTCTAAGCAGGTCTCTACCGGTTGGGTAGGCGAATGCTCTAAAGGGGTCTCCGCTTTCACCTTGAGCTAGACCGAATAATGCTGCACTTACAGCCATTAGTATGCTTGTCTTCCCACTCCCTGTTTCACCGTGAATAACTGTGACACCCTTCTTCGGGAATACTATGCGCCCCCTCTTAAAACTCCTAATATTCTCTAATACCAGCCCGTATATCCTCATCGCCGACCACTACTAGAGGAGTATGTCACCGGGTCTCTCCTTGAACTCCTCTAGCTTTCTTAAGCCTTCTCTTACAGCTTCAATGTCTTTTTTATGCTCGTACCATGCTGGCATGTACACTGGTATAGGCTCTTTAATAGGGAGGTCCGGTGAGTATAGGTAGCCTTCTCTATCACTGAGAAATGGGAGGGTCTCTGAGGGAATACCTATATCTGATAGCAGCTCGATATCACTCCTACTCTTACTGCGTAAAGCTATTATAGTGTTGAAGTTTCCAAGTATCTGCTTCTCGATAATGCTTGCAAGCTGGGATACAGCTATAAGCCCTATCTTAAACTTCCGCCCCTCTCTAGCTATCCTGGCGAAAGAGTTGAAGGGGCTTCTAACTTTCTCAGGGCTCAGGTACAGTGGTGCCTCTTCAGATACTAGTACGACAACAGGCTTACCCTCAACTCCTAGAACACCCTCACTGAACCGCTTCTCGAATAAGCGTCTAGCAACCGTTAAGGCTACTAGGTCAGCCTGCTCCCTGCT includes:
- a CDS encoding SMC family ATPase, giving the protein MRIYGLVLENIRSFKRGRIVFPKKGVTVIHGETGSGKTSILMAVSAALFGLAQGESGDPFRAFAYPTGRDLLRANASEGSVRLLFEHEGKLYLVERRFRREGYRVVSAQHGRLEEYTIDTNTGRIVNTGSWILSPTELNKRIKRILGIKEKAREQPLLFTSVLYAPQFNIHEVLSLSEERRREVVERSLGLTRYKEYRRNSEEVKRLVRSKIEELTQRIRDVKARLQYKSKENLLREKAELEEQLKNLEEKRRQLENTLRDLRSRIDSVHRELGEIRREIGELEGKIKHAIQLKEELERTRRELDSITSAYSLKTPVDVRQLIEKLEVERRKLEEQLKAKSMEEEELEQSLEVLQETRKKLSEENLASYRGEIKRVEADIKYKSREREELREQYNQYLELVNKGVCPLCRQPIPHEHGRRLIAEISSRIEALNKEIEELESRKLKLEEEEKGIIESIKRIDEAISEKRNRRNQVKKELNDLREEIRRLDIIVEKVNGLVKRIEELERKLEESRDIKKLLEAARRKLTEVENQLDEYKRQEKSLEAEEKKLNSIIAEIKGRVGFIEQVVMDIERDEESLRKLENEKKLHEWILELLKSLDVIAEEIEKRISLEMIRDFRRIFYEVLEMLTQDQPVEVYVRDDFTLESKVRIGGKSYTISSLSGGQSIAVSLAYRLALNVTARKYSSFLRRTTLILDEPTTGFSQELVRRLGEVLRSIGEIEGQVIVVTHDELLKNIGDCRIMLERDQINHESRVGSYECVGAEDFDVYKSIVEGILEGRYRAERNPATPTGSNEPGFKPTVRLGVNDELQSVRGGRSILDYFK